In Pseudorasbora parva isolate DD20220531a chromosome 9, ASM2467924v1, whole genome shotgun sequence, the following proteins share a genomic window:
- the LOC137089551 gene encoding protein crumbs homolog 1-like isoform X2 gives MNGGVCVNQDGQYKCQCSQESYNGHIYGGPYCTIVLLGCERHWCQNGATCYPYLEKGRHRYSCICPEGFTGTKCQTSTTFSFEESGFMQVQTMLTNAFEPLNVTLSFRTLQEVATLLQCQVEDQHLTLELVNGRLRHTLQRAQDNESVLLELPPMVSDGRWHTVKASLHDSMFGLSLRDPSCHGDTCNMEVQIDQAEPDLGSGLSELTVIQDVYIGGRGEQGTASSFLGCMRDVWLDSRMVVPGLGPRAPIKQFNVKQECSDWDQCKENPCQNRGRCVKTGWRSFSCECHRPYEGEHCLDEYVPARFGNEDLESYAMFTVDYNPDDSTTVSMFVRTRRSQGLLLVLSNSTSQYLRVWLEDGKVKVQINNFESLLGREAVNDGHFHLITVLVEPESLSLFMSAKSQGHVPIRRVLVQAGDAVYVGGLPDRRASLAFGGYFKGCIQDLRINSNRLEFYPVSVPVTGSYRLQSLLKVTRGCTGDDSCSINPCLNGGVCYSMWDDFTCSCPPNTAGQRCEEVKWCELSPCPSAAMCQAHSQGFECMVNVSLRSDSHVITYRGNGKIKRYLSSISINFRTRQQNATLLHAEQDSQFITISIQDGHVVLELQGEKQTSYVYIHSSDVVSDGQWHRADFSMDSPALKSSRWRMVLDEHWEKTSISFTDSEDLDFLREGVDIILGGLGTNSEGTFAGCLGLVEIGGLALPYYSDMEMNLPRPQEEHFLRTSATPYFGCWGSNVCEPDPCQNGGVCEDLFDIFKCHCPADWDGQRCEFTPDTCASNPCVHGACRVVSAGYECSCDVGHTGRHCEMEVDVCAHHKCSNGGTCLRGMKRYACLCPRNTTGPLCRERVPELPWYIDRFPYPKLPVSFCGNERWNYSCFNGGNCSSVEDTCECLPGFAGQWCELELDECASDPCLNGGFCRNLINRFQCVCEMSFAGDHCQIDVSDFYVYVFLLLWQNIFQLLSYLILRLDDDPEVEWNAANDD, from the exons ATGAATGGTGGTGTGTGCGTGAATCAGGATGGACAATACAAATGTCAATGTTCCCAAGAGAGCTATAATGGACACATCTATGGGGGGCCGTACTGCACGATAGTCCTGCTTGGCTGTGAGCGTCACTGGTGCCAGAATGGTGCCACTTGCTATCCATACCTGGAAAAAGGACGACATCGATACAGCTGCATCTGCCCTGAGGGCTTCACTGGAACAAAGTGCCAGACGTCCACCACCTTCTCTTTTGAAGAAAGTGGATTTATGCAGGTCCAGACCATGCTCACTAATGCTTTTGAACCCTTGAATGTCACTCTGAGTTTTCGCACATTGCAGGAAGTGGCCACTCTGCTCCAGTGCCAAGTTGAAGATCAGCATCTTACGCTGGAGTTAGTGAATGGAAGACTACGGCATACATTGCAGAGAGCCCAGGACAATGAAAGCGTTCTTCTAGAGCTCCCGCCGATGGTTTCTGATGGCCGCTGGCATACGGTGAAGGCCTCACTGCACGACAGCATGTTTGGGCTGAGTCTTAGAGACCCGTCCTGTCATGGAGACACCTGTAACATGGAAGTACAGATAGATCAAGCAGAGCCCGATTTGGGTTCAGGTCTATCAGAGTTGACCGTGATCCAGGATGTCTACATAGGTGGAAGAGGAGAGCAAGGGACTGCTTCAAGCTTTCTGGGATGTATGCGGGATGTGTGGTTGGATTCGCGCATGGTGGTGCCTGGATTGGGACCAAGGGCTCCCATTAAGCAATTTAATGTGAAACAGGAATGCAGTGACTGGGACCAATGCAAGGAAAACCCATGCCAGAACAGAGGCAGATGTGTCAAGACAGGATGGAGGAGTTTTAGCTGTGAATGCCATCGACCTTATGAGGGCGAGCACTGCTTAGATG AATATGTGCCTGCGAGGTTTGGAAATGAAGATTTGGAGAGCTATGCTATGTTCACGGTGGATTACAATCCAGATGACAGCACTACCGTGTCCATGTTCGTTCGCACACGCCGCTCCCAGGGGTTGCTCTTGGTCCTCTCCAACAGTACCAGTCAGTATCTCCGTGTCTGGTTGGAGGATGGAAAGGTCAAAGTTCAAATCAACAACTTTGAAAGCCTGTTAGGAAGGGAAGCAGTGAACGATGGTCACTTTCATCTCATAACTGTGCTGGTGGAACCAGAATCCCTATCCTTGTTTATGTCTGCTAAGAGCCAAGGTCACGTCCCTATCCGCCGTGTGCTGGTCCAGGCTGGGGATGCAGTATATGTGGGAGGCTTACCGGATCGGCGTGCATCACTAGCCTTTGGGGGCTACTTTAAGGGCTGTATCCAAGACCTCCGTATAAATAGCAATCGCCTAGAGTTCTACCCAGTCAGTGTCCCGGTGACAGGCTCCTACAGGCTCCAGAGCTTGCTGAAAGTCACACGCGGCTGCACTGGCGATGACTCCTGCAGT ATCAATCCCTGCTTGAATGGAGGTGTGTGCTACTCCATGTGGGATGATTTCACGTGTAGTTGCCCACCCAATACAGCAGGGCAACGTTGTGAGGAAGTCAAGTGGTGTGAGCTGTCTCCATGTCCCTCGGCTGCCATGTGTCAAGCCCACAGTCAGGGTTTTGAAT GTATGGTCAATGTCAGCCTCCGAAGTGACAGCCACGTAATCACCTATCGTGGCAATGGAAAAATAAAGCGATACCTCAGCAGCATTTCAATAAATTTCCGTACCAGGCAGCAGAACGCGACTTTACTACATGCTGAACAGGATTCTCAATTTATTACTATTTCCATCCAAGATGGACACGTGGTTTTAGAACTTCAGGGAGAAAAGCAAACCTCCTATGTTTATATACACAGTTCGGACGTGGTTAGTGATGGACAGTGGCACAGGGCAGACTTCAGTATGGACAGTCCAGCCTTAAAGTCATCCAGATGGAGAATGGTTCTGGATGAGCATTGGGAGAAAACCTCCATCTCGTTTACAGACTCAGAAGATCTGGATTTCCTGAGGGAAGGTGTGGACATCATATTAGGGGGTTTGGGAACCAATTCGGAGGGCACCTTTGCTGGCTGTCTTGGTTTGGTGGAGATTGGTGGCCTTGCATTGCCATATTATAGCGACATGGAGATGAACCTTCCCAGGCCCCAGGAAGAGCACTTTCTGAGAACCTCTGCGACACCCTACTTTGGCTGCTGGGGTTCAAATGTTTGTGAGCCTGACCCTTGCCAAAATGGAGGAGTTTGTGAAGATCTGTTCGACATTTTCAAGTGCCATTGCCCAGCTGATTGGGATGGCCAACGCTGTGAATTCACACCAGACACTTGTGCCTCAAACCCTTGTGTTCACGGAGCCTGCAGAGTGGTGTCAGCAGGATACGAGTGCTCGTGTGATGTAGGCCACActggccgtcactgtgaaatgGAGGTGGATGTATGCGCCCACCACAAGTGCAGCAATGGCGGAACATGCCTAAGAGGAATGAAACGCTATGCATGTCTCTGTCCGAGAAACACGACAGGACCTCTCTGCAG GGAGAGAGTTCCAGAACTTCCATGGTATATCGACAGGTTTCC ATACCCTAAGCTTCCCGTGTCTTTCTGTGGGAATGAGAGATGGAACTACAGTTGCTTCAATGGTGGGAATTGCTCCTCTGTAGAGGATACTTGTGAATGTCTACCTGGATTTGCTGGACAATG GTGCGAGCTGGAGCTGGATGAATGTGCATCTGACCCCTGCCTTAACGGAGGCTTCTGCCGTAACCTGATCAATAGGTTCCAGTGCGTGTGCGAGATGAGCTTTGCAGGTGATCACTGTCAGATTGACGTCAGTGACTTCTACGTCTATGTCTTCCTGCTCCTGTGGCAGAACATCTTCCAGCTGTTGTCATACCTCATTTTGCGTTTAGATGATGACCCAGAGGTTGAATGGAACGCAGCCAATGATGACTAA
- the LOC137089551 gene encoding protein crumbs homolog 1-like isoform X1, with amino-acid sequence MSSAAISFWMILLLYAGVSSGCDTNPCMNGGVCVNQDGQYKCQCSQESYNGHIYGGPYCTIVLLGCERHWCQNGATCYPYLEKGRHRYSCICPEGFTGTKCQTSTTFSFEESGFMQVQTMLTNAFEPLNVTLSFRTLQEVATLLQCQVEDQHLTLELVNGRLRHTLQRAQDNESVLLELPPMVSDGRWHTVKASLHDSMFGLSLRDPSCHGDTCNMEVQIDQAEPDLGSGLSELTVIQDVYIGGRGEQGTASSFLGCMRDVWLDSRMVVPGLGPRAPIKQFNVKQECSDWDQCKENPCQNRGRCVKTGWRSFSCECHRPYEGEHCLDEYVPARFGNEDLESYAMFTVDYNPDDSTTVSMFVRTRRSQGLLLVLSNSTSQYLRVWLEDGKVKVQINNFESLLGREAVNDGHFHLITVLVEPESLSLFMSAKSQGHVPIRRVLVQAGDAVYVGGLPDRRASLAFGGYFKGCIQDLRINSNRLEFYPVSVPVTGSYRLQSLLKVTRGCTGDDSCSINPCLNGGVCYSMWDDFTCSCPPNTAGQRCEEVKWCELSPCPSAAMCQAHSQGFECMVNVSLRSDSHVITYRGNGKIKRYLSSISINFRTRQQNATLLHAEQDSQFITISIQDGHVVLELQGEKQTSYVYIHSSDVVSDGQWHRADFSMDSPALKSSRWRMVLDEHWEKTSISFTDSEDLDFLREGVDIILGGLGTNSEGTFAGCLGLVEIGGLALPYYSDMEMNLPRPQEEHFLRTSATPYFGCWGSNVCEPDPCQNGGVCEDLFDIFKCHCPADWDGQRCEFTPDTCASNPCVHGACRVVSAGYECSCDVGHTGRHCEMEVDVCAHHKCSNGGTCLRGMKRYACLCPRNTTGPLCRERVPELPWYIDRFPYPKLPVSFCGNERWNYSCFNGGNCSSVEDTCECLPGFAGQWCELELDECASDPCLNGGFCRNLINRFQCVCEMSFAGDHCQIDVSDFYVYVFLLLWQNIFQLLSYLILRLDDDPEVEWNAANDD; translated from the exons ATGTCAAGTGCAGCCATATCTTTCTGGATGATACTGTTGCTGTATGCAG GAGTCTCCAGTGGGTGTGATACAAACCCCTGCATGAATGGTGGTGTGTGCGTGAATCAGGATGGACAATACAAATGTCAATGTTCCCAAGAGAGCTATAATGGACACATCTATGGGGGGCCGTACTGCACGATAGTCCTGCTTGGCTGTGAGCGTCACTGGTGCCAGAATGGTGCCACTTGCTATCCATACCTGGAAAAAGGACGACATCGATACAGCTGCATCTGCCCTGAGGGCTTCACTGGAACAAAGTGCCAGACGTCCACCACCTTCTCTTTTGAAGAAAGTGGATTTATGCAGGTCCAGACCATGCTCACTAATGCTTTTGAACCCTTGAATGTCACTCTGAGTTTTCGCACATTGCAGGAAGTGGCCACTCTGCTCCAGTGCCAAGTTGAAGATCAGCATCTTACGCTGGAGTTAGTGAATGGAAGACTACGGCATACATTGCAGAGAGCCCAGGACAATGAAAGCGTTCTTCTAGAGCTCCCGCCGATGGTTTCTGATGGCCGCTGGCATACGGTGAAGGCCTCACTGCACGACAGCATGTTTGGGCTGAGTCTTAGAGACCCGTCCTGTCATGGAGACACCTGTAACATGGAAGTACAGATAGATCAAGCAGAGCCCGATTTGGGTTCAGGTCTATCAGAGTTGACCGTGATCCAGGATGTCTACATAGGTGGAAGAGGAGAGCAAGGGACTGCTTCAAGCTTTCTGGGATGTATGCGGGATGTGTGGTTGGATTCGCGCATGGTGGTGCCTGGATTGGGACCAAGGGCTCCCATTAAGCAATTTAATGTGAAACAGGAATGCAGTGACTGGGACCAATGCAAGGAAAACCCATGCCAGAACAGAGGCAGATGTGTCAAGACAGGATGGAGGAGTTTTAGCTGTGAATGCCATCGACCTTATGAGGGCGAGCACTGCTTAGATG AATATGTGCCTGCGAGGTTTGGAAATGAAGATTTGGAGAGCTATGCTATGTTCACGGTGGATTACAATCCAGATGACAGCACTACCGTGTCCATGTTCGTTCGCACACGCCGCTCCCAGGGGTTGCTCTTGGTCCTCTCCAACAGTACCAGTCAGTATCTCCGTGTCTGGTTGGAGGATGGAAAGGTCAAAGTTCAAATCAACAACTTTGAAAGCCTGTTAGGAAGGGAAGCAGTGAACGATGGTCACTTTCATCTCATAACTGTGCTGGTGGAACCAGAATCCCTATCCTTGTTTATGTCTGCTAAGAGCCAAGGTCACGTCCCTATCCGCCGTGTGCTGGTCCAGGCTGGGGATGCAGTATATGTGGGAGGCTTACCGGATCGGCGTGCATCACTAGCCTTTGGGGGCTACTTTAAGGGCTGTATCCAAGACCTCCGTATAAATAGCAATCGCCTAGAGTTCTACCCAGTCAGTGTCCCGGTGACAGGCTCCTACAGGCTCCAGAGCTTGCTGAAAGTCACACGCGGCTGCACTGGCGATGACTCCTGCAGT ATCAATCCCTGCTTGAATGGAGGTGTGTGCTACTCCATGTGGGATGATTTCACGTGTAGTTGCCCACCCAATACAGCAGGGCAACGTTGTGAGGAAGTCAAGTGGTGTGAGCTGTCTCCATGTCCCTCGGCTGCCATGTGTCAAGCCCACAGTCAGGGTTTTGAAT GTATGGTCAATGTCAGCCTCCGAAGTGACAGCCACGTAATCACCTATCGTGGCAATGGAAAAATAAAGCGATACCTCAGCAGCATTTCAATAAATTTCCGTACCAGGCAGCAGAACGCGACTTTACTACATGCTGAACAGGATTCTCAATTTATTACTATTTCCATCCAAGATGGACACGTGGTTTTAGAACTTCAGGGAGAAAAGCAAACCTCCTATGTTTATATACACAGTTCGGACGTGGTTAGTGATGGACAGTGGCACAGGGCAGACTTCAGTATGGACAGTCCAGCCTTAAAGTCATCCAGATGGAGAATGGTTCTGGATGAGCATTGGGAGAAAACCTCCATCTCGTTTACAGACTCAGAAGATCTGGATTTCCTGAGGGAAGGTGTGGACATCATATTAGGGGGTTTGGGAACCAATTCGGAGGGCACCTTTGCTGGCTGTCTTGGTTTGGTGGAGATTGGTGGCCTTGCATTGCCATATTATAGCGACATGGAGATGAACCTTCCCAGGCCCCAGGAAGAGCACTTTCTGAGAACCTCTGCGACACCCTACTTTGGCTGCTGGGGTTCAAATGTTTGTGAGCCTGACCCTTGCCAAAATGGAGGAGTTTGTGAAGATCTGTTCGACATTTTCAAGTGCCATTGCCCAGCTGATTGGGATGGCCAACGCTGTGAATTCACACCAGACACTTGTGCCTCAAACCCTTGTGTTCACGGAGCCTGCAGAGTGGTGTCAGCAGGATACGAGTGCTCGTGTGATGTAGGCCACActggccgtcactgtgaaatgGAGGTGGATGTATGCGCCCACCACAAGTGCAGCAATGGCGGAACATGCCTAAGAGGAATGAAACGCTATGCATGTCTCTGTCCGAGAAACACGACAGGACCTCTCTGCAG GGAGAGAGTTCCAGAACTTCCATGGTATATCGACAGGTTTCC ATACCCTAAGCTTCCCGTGTCTTTCTGTGGGAATGAGAGATGGAACTACAGTTGCTTCAATGGTGGGAATTGCTCCTCTGTAGAGGATACTTGTGAATGTCTACCTGGATTTGCTGGACAATG GTGCGAGCTGGAGCTGGATGAATGTGCATCTGACCCCTGCCTTAACGGAGGCTTCTGCCGTAACCTGATCAATAGGTTCCAGTGCGTGTGCGAGATGAGCTTTGCAGGTGATCACTGTCAGATTGACGTCAGTGACTTCTACGTCTATGTCTTCCTGCTCCTGTGGCAGAACATCTTCCAGCTGTTGTCATACCTCATTTTGCGTTTAGATGATGACCCAGAGGTTGAATGGAACGCAGCCAATGATGACTAA